A stretch of Longibacter salinarum DNA encodes these proteins:
- a CDS encoding DUF4129 domain-containing protein: MPRLSFSDHPFWRRAVRVVIVAGMCLTMHAVVTPAADAQTQSLTSGVDTTQVGTSGLEVRIPPDERLDAYRSDDTYDYVRESPDGEGGFLRRALSRFLDALFGTEWGVQLTEYVIYAAIFLLVAYGILALIRMEPSASRRRRPTSNYQRDELEERVQEADFDTLIEHALDDQDYRSALRLLYLRALQILDQNDWIQWAPERTNAHYERRLRRTMIGGAFREATHIFDVVWYGDVHVEEADFRALRRPFDTVTEHARENAPESNSHADMHSSSGTDSSRTGGDAA; this comes from the coding sequence GTGCCCCGTTTGTCTTTCTCAGATCATCCATTTTGGCGTCGCGCCGTTCGCGTTGTCATCGTTGCGGGGATGTGCCTGACGATGCATGCCGTCGTGACGCCTGCCGCGGACGCTCAAACGCAATCTCTGACGTCAGGCGTGGACACAACCCAGGTGGGCACATCCGGGCTTGAGGTTCGGATCCCACCGGACGAGCGTCTTGACGCGTATCGGTCGGATGACACGTACGACTACGTGCGGGAGTCGCCGGACGGGGAGGGGGGATTCTTGAGACGTGCTCTCAGTCGTTTTCTGGATGCTCTGTTCGGTACCGAATGGGGCGTTCAGTTAACGGAATATGTCATTTATGCGGCCATCTTTCTTCTCGTCGCATACGGAATCCTGGCCCTGATTCGAATGGAGCCAAGTGCGTCCCGTCGGCGGAGACCGACATCAAACTACCAACGCGACGAACTCGAGGAACGCGTCCAGGAGGCCGACTTCGATACCCTCATCGAACACGCCCTCGATGATCAAGACTACCGGAGTGCACTGCGCCTTCTCTACCTGCGTGCCCTGCAGATCCTGGATCAAAACGACTGGATTCAGTGGGCTCCGGAGCGAACCAATGCACACTATGAGCGACGTCTACGTCGAACGATGATCGGCGGTGCCTTTCGGGAGGCGACGCACATCTTCGACGTCGTATGGTACGGCGACGTGCATGTCGAAGAAGCGGATTTCCGGGCGCTGCGGCGTCCGTTCGACACGGTCACGGAGCACGCACGCGAGAACGCCCCTGAATCGAACTCACACGCAGACATGCATTCGTCTTCGGGGACAGATTCGTCGCGGACGGGAGGGGACGCGGCATGA